One Deltaproteobacteria bacterium genomic window, GAAGGAGTACGTCATTACCACCACCGCGCAGAACAGCGGCACGTCGATTCTTGGCATGTCCTTCGATAACCACGTCAAGAAGGAGACCGGACTGAAGGGGCGCTGGCTGGTGGTCGAAGCGGTCAGCATCAGCCAGGGCGGCTGAGTTCCTCGCGGGGGCGTCAGCCGATGAGCAGTCGTGAACGGGGGCCCAAGAGGCGTCGGCCCACCCAGACAACCGCCAGCGCCCCGAGAATAGTGATCACAAACGACCCGGCGTCCAGCGCCAACGTCGAAATCGACAACCGCTGCCGCAACCAACCCATCGCCAACACACGATACAGCGCGATGAAAAGGAAATGGTAGAGGTAGATGCACTAGTGTCCGGCTTATGCGCCATGTGCCACAAGGGCTTCCGCGCCGAGCGCCCTCGTGGGTCGTCGTTCGAGCAAGCATTGCTGCTCGGAATCGGCGGCAAACCACGTGAAACTCAACTGAACCGGCCGGTCCAGTTTGCGCTGCTCGGTCTTGCTGTCAAGCAGTGCCGCGAGTAGCGCCCGCAGCTCGACGCGGTCGAACAGATTCACCTCGATCCGCTTGGCGGTCTCGTACAGCGAGAGCGGCGAGCGGGTGGAGTACTTCAGGTAGGAGAGCAAGAGGTACGCGATCATCGCCACAAAGACCTGGCTCATGACGGCGTTCTCGCTCGTCCCGATGAAGGTCTTGATGCGCAAGTGCTGCTTGATCCACTTGAAGAACAACTCCACCTGCCAGCGGGCGCGGTAAATCTCCGCGACCGTCTTCGCACTCAGGCGGAAGTGATTGGTGAGGAAGAAGTACCGCTTGCCGGTGCCCGGATCGATGTAGC contains:
- a CDS encoding transposase; this translates as MLTGRTRIKGSKADSIPVELRRIGYIDPGTGKRYFFLTNHFRLSAKTVAEIYRARWQVELFFKWIKQHLRIKTFIGTSENAVMSQVFVAMIAYLLLSYLKYSTRSPLSLYETAKRIEVNLFDRVELRALLAALLDSKTEQRKLDRPVQLSFTWFAADSEQQCLLERRPTRALGAEALVAHGA